The following proteins are encoded in a genomic region of Nicotiana sylvestris chromosome 4, ASM39365v2, whole genome shotgun sequence:
- the LOC138890269 gene encoding secreted RxLR effector protein 161-like, with product MKDIPYVSLVGSLMYAQVCTRPDIAFAVGMLGRYQSNPGLDHWKAGKKVLRYLQGTKDFKLTYKFSDSLEVIGYSDSDMGGCKDTGKSTSRYIFLLNGGVVSWRSVKQTIVATSTMEAEFIACYEATWLKNFISGLRIVDSISRPLRIFCDNSATVFFSKNNKSGSQSKHIDIKYLMVRDYVKKQGVNFEHIRTTLMIADPMTKGMLTNIFKDHVTHMGLSSSI from the coding sequence ATGAAAGACATTCCCTATGTTTCGCTTGTTGGAAGCCTTATGTATGCACAGGtctgtactagacctgatattgcttttGCGGTAGGAATGCTTGGCAGATATCAAAGTAACCCTGGTCTTGACCATTGGAAAGCTGGTAAAAAAGTCTTGAGATATTTGCAAGGAACCAAGGATTTTAAGCTCACATACAAATTTTCTGACTCATTGGAGGTGATTGGATATTCAGACTCTGATATGGGTGGATGCAAAGATACTGGTAAATCTACTTCGAGATACATTTTCCTTCTTAATGGAGGTGTTGtgtcttggagaagtgtcaagcAGACCATTGTTGCAACATCCACAATGGAAGCTGAATTTATAGCATGCTATGAAGCTACATGGTTGAAAAACTTTATTTCTGGCCTTAGGATTGTCGATTCCATTTCAAGGCCATTGAGAATCTTTTGTGACAATTCAGCTACAGTTTTCTTTTCTAAGAATAATAAAAGTGGCAGCCAAAGCAAGCACATCGACATAAAGTACTTGATGGTTAGAGACTATGTGAAGAAGCAAGGTGTGAATTTTGAGCATATTCGTACTACTTTGATGATTGCTGATCCTATGACTAAAGGTATGCTGACTAATATTTTCAAGGATCATGTAACCCATATGGGGCTTAGTAGCTCAATTTAG